The Tenebrio molitor chromosome 2, icTenMoli1.1, whole genome shotgun sequence DNA segment GATTGGGAGTTGTAGCTGtggtttaaacctattgtcggtgtcgttaacgtttatacaatggtaccctgccataaaatcgctgcagctctgggacaACTATAAGCACTGTCACATTGGAAGAAACTTCCgttcacattaattttaactaccGTTACTTACCCGTTTCAGATTCCTGTGTTCCTTTCTCATCAGCCAACCAACTTAAGGCATAAGTGCTGTTGGTAATGCAGTAAtactcattttttttcaaattgtgaACCATAAAAAAGCTACTTTGGCAGTTCGAATAAAGTACATTAATAACTAGGATTAAAAAGAACACATATCTATTACTAATTTCGAATTGCATGCTTATGAAGATTTTAACGTTTTTTAACTGACGCAGATACCGCGAAACTGATAAAACcgtaatatgtattataagctatttatttatgatatcAGCGGCGAGGATTTTACAGTTTTGGTTAAATGAAGGAGTGTAGGTTTGTGATAAGACAGCATTTTATCATAGTAAACATAGAAATCTCACAAACATAACTTCTTCCCTTTTTTGTGTATCGAcaacaaatataaataaaaaaaaattattggtttTGGATAGATTTAGTTTATCCGGTTTGTGAGCATTATTACTAACTGTCTAAAGTAAGTGTTATTACTGTGTGTGTCGGTTTTGCACTTAGGACCTATATGGTTTATCACgtaaattatttgttgtagTTGCCCAATCACAGatataatagctatttatgcaccaagggcgttacaacgatgattacgcccggagaacgatgaatccagctcgagggctttaacccgagagatggatatcgttcgatgggcgtaatcattcggtgacgatGTGGTggatacaaaattttatttttcactatacgtgttcttaaaaaaaaaattggcatctttgcaattttgaattgatgagggcgttatgaattcattacgcccgcttattcttattacgtcctgtattattccccggttgttatggacatgtttacgtatttcgtatcctaggagttatcatgcaattatactaaagtgaaaaataaaaatatttgtggaaCCCCCAGTTGTAAAATATGtctgttttttctttcagtaATATTGTAGCCAAAGCTGAACAATTATAACACTCAAAATTaggtttatattttttttgtggttttcaaaattcaattcacttaaaatacattttttttcatattgtatACTTTTGgcgcaaaatatttttcaaacgaAGGTTtatcgaaaataattttgggATTGGTTGATTAAACCGAATGTgactaattcaaaataaactaaaatgAGGCAAAGAAATCCTGTTCAAATTATACACGGCAATAAAGAAATTATGgttgtttatattttattggcTTTGAGTGTTATTCTAAAGGATTACCagtagaatttgttttttatttataatctaAGAAAAGAGAAAATGCAAGGTATAATATCTtgggatttatttattttttaaattatttggaaaCAAATACCAACATGACTTTTTTTCTaatgatacatatttatacggtgcgatcaattaaaaaataaatcgagtcgccgtgttacctatggcaacccatgctatagcataggctccgaagcaaactcgatttattttttaaatgatcgctcggtattatATTCTATATAGTTCAAAATTAGAAGTTATTAAGTAGTGTTTATTTACGCACATGGGGGCAGAAAATTTTGTCTAAATTACTTCGTATAGTTGAGCCtcctttaaataattttccgtTGCTTCGAACAAGAAAGTGAAGTCTCCCTGAAAGAACGTAACAGTCACTTTTCACAATTCttacaaaatgaaaataactCTTAATTAACAAACCACTCATATCATTTTCGAGCCTACTTCAACAACCTTGACTAATATTGTCTGTGCAAGATAATGTCAAATCTGATACTCCTGAGGAGTAATAGAGTGGTAGGTTAACAGttaagttattaaaaaatatttacttcatTGATTCTAAATTCTGGGCTGTGATTTCGAACCATTCTCACAGAAGTAGGAACGTCACATACTCCTTcgacttcaatttttttaatgttatacAGCATGGCGATGTACAGACCGGAATCCTTGATGccattactgaaaaaaatacaattgcgGAAAACGTTACCATTGCGTCAGTCATAtcgcatgttttttttttttaatttcacctcgtagtaggcgttgaagagtcgattatgaacgcactactcgtgtaaaaacgtaagattaaacagctgatccgtgatccgtaacccgtatagtgcgttcacaattgactcttcaacgcctactatgagataaaattaaaaaaaacacccgatatttacTCACTGGCTCATCACCAAGACTGAATTagacttttttaaaattgcgttcGTTTCATTACAAAAGTTGACGAAATCAGCAACGTTTTCAGGACGAGTAGCCTCTGAGGACCAGTTTTTCataacaataatttcaattattttctgaaaattgaaattgatcAAAACGTATTTAATAGAATAACAACGCAGTACAGTTTTGTCACCGATTGTTATCTGCACTGTTATCCAGTCGTAAGAATCGAATATTTTGGAGTCTCGGTGTACGAGATTTATCTTTTTTGTAAGTGTAATTTGTGGCATGTTCCTGTCGGGCCATATACgatttaaagtaattttattcACTGATACTATAACGGAGATGTTTTTATTTCCAACGAAGTTCCAGAACTGGAAGAGAGTGTCAGGTGTTGGTTCTTTCGTTATCGTAAATTTTCCAGGACATCTGAAACAATTAATCGTCTCTACACCGAAACATGCAGATACATCGTCGTAATCGAGACAATAAGGTGCACTCAAACTTAATTCTTTGCGAACTAAAACACAagataaatgaaattttatgatTTCAGATTTTGAAATGATTGTTACCAGATTTGTTGCCTGTTTTACGAGTACGTTTTATGGTATCAAGCCATTGTGTTTCTTGGACATATTTGAAGTATTTGTGAATCTGTTCTTCACTGAACAATATGGGTGTATTTGTCTGAAACGAATCACATTTGAAGGTGgtatcaattttaaaacaatattcaaaaattatgaaatgagCTAACAGGTAGTAGTTGATGTTGTTGATCAGATTTGGGTCACATTTGGCCAATCTATGActgattttgaaaatatcgatAGTACCATCTCGATTGGCAGTTCTAAAAGAAATGTCACACAGCAGAGCCAAACCCGTTCCTTCCACACCCGTACTGCAAAAAACCGAAAAgtgcataattttttattttgatcaaAATTACCTGCACTGAACCAAGATGGGTGATTTGGAATCCAAAGGAACTTTAGATGTCATTAGGAAAAAGAACATCAAAGGTAACGAAAAAAGAGAAGTAGAGGTGTTCCACCACGAACAGTACCGGTACAAGACGATCTGAAACAAGAGTGTACAATTTTACGTTTAAAATCAGGATAGACCCACATGTCGCGATGTCTTCTTGAAGGTAAGAATGAACTTTCGGCATTCGTAATCGAAGAAAATGTCGCAAGATTTGAAGGTGAGGGAAAGTTTGTGATGTCGTAAGTCTTCGTCTTTTACGTGCCAGTAATTCTCATCAGTTTCCTATAAATGTTAACcgtgaaaaattaaacttagCAATGTGGACAATCACCTGTTTGTCTTCCAAATGGTTATCGAGAAGAATAATGTGCTTGATATTTTCTTGCCAGATGAGTTTCCAGAATAAAGCAAATTTATCTGGTTCCGGTACCTTGGCAGCCAGATGGGATTTCTTCACGTGCTGACCCTGTGCATAAGAATGAAAAAACGTTCAAATGACTATAAACAATTTCTTACGTCAATATATTCTGTGTCCAAGTAGTCTATTAAAATATCGTCGATTATGGTTTCGTAAATCTTAACTGTATTGAGAATTTCctaaaaaagtaataaatctAAGTGCTCTCAATAGAATTGTGGAAAAAGCTGTGACAAGATTTCAGTACAGAAATTAGTTTTCAGATAGATGAAATTTTTACCTTATGTTGACGTACAAGTTCATCATTTTTTAGGGAATTTTTAACGTAATCGGGATATTTAGTTATTTTGACGGGTTTCGAATAAGTTTCAGTGTTTCGTTCGTAATCTTCCCTATTATTGCTTGACTTCTACAACAATAACTTGCagaaaattttagttaaattaaGGAATTGGTAACTTACGGATTTCACTAGAAATTTTCTAAATGCAATAGCGATGGGAATTATAAGTAACAGCGATAATAGACCCAGTAGACGTAAATCTTGTGGCACGTCGACGGGTTCGCCCAAAGTATGAACCTGATAAGAGTACAGCTTGTAGCtgcttttattttcaatagtGTTGGTTAATAAGATTGTGACGTTATAAGTGGTTGCTTGTTTTAAAGATGAACTCGAGCTCCTATTACAATCATTTATCGTATAATTATCTTGACCAATTTTAAAGTGCACAGGACTTTTTAGTTGACATTGGTATAAAATCTTGAATTTGGATAAGTTTACGTGGTGGTTCTCTTGTAATCGTGTTAACGATTTTACATTGTCATGGTTGTTGAAGTTTTCatccaataaaaataaaaataattcatatttatttgtatcgTCTCTATTGGTACTTTTGATTGGCGAGATCTCTATCGTTATTGTATCATTTGAAGTGGAAATTTTTGGTTCGGTGGAGAACAAAGGAAGAGCAGGAGGGCTCGTGTCATTCTTAACTAATTCTTCGCCATTGTAACCATTAAATGCTTCAATTCTAATCCTGAAtggagtcgattttaataaacgtTTTTCTTCTATCTGTAAAACATTCAATAAAAGCAAGGCGAACAACGAAACGATCTTACTTACTTTATATTCGTAGAAAGGCTTGTAATTAGTAACAGGAAAACTATCATGaagattattttttgtagaattGTGGTAAAGAACTGAGATATTAAAGAACGTGATTAGTCCGCTGGTTTCATTAGGATGACCCCATGTTAGTTCGAAGTCGTTTTGAAGATTCCAATGGATGGTAAGATTATTTGGCTTTTTCGATGGTTCTAAAATTGGGAATGAAATAAGATTTGCTTTAAAACATTATAAAGAGTTAGTGATTAGAAGTTTCCTTATTAATTAACACAATGTTAATTGTTCACTAAGTACAATCTAAGCACAAGTATtatctaataaaatattatatactGCACCGATTTTAGGGGTTCCCACAACTACTGCTGTCTGACCAAAACTATTTGGATGTTCATTTTTAGCTTGAACCTAGAACcgcaattttttattctagCTAATTTATTCGTAGTAGAAATCTCACTTTTATAgaatatttcttaattttttccaaccgACTTAGTGTAATGCATTGATATCCTGGCCAAAGTGTGCAAGGTAAATCTTTGAAAGTTTCCATTTCtcctttattattattattatctactTCTTCATAAGTAACTTTATAAAGGTCCAACTTCCCCGTTGGAGGATACGGTGGCATCCATCGAATTGATAtggaattttcattttttgaaaaaatcgttAGATCTCTTACCACATTAGGGGGGTCTGACAAGGTTTGAAATGATTT contains these protein-coding regions:
- the LOC138122811 gene encoding receptor-type tyrosine-protein phosphatase mu-like isoform X17, which codes for MNCKKRCGHCSEHSCDFVNGKCDRCSDNYVGAKCDILPGEIRGLTITDIRDSSVRLKWQSPESFNGQFVKYVVTYQLVSHKSCKTSNGITFPIKQLSAEETDVTVSGLVPYAKYSFSVSAWNREVGGPPVTVIQDTFASDTISDDEIPELKWKIEARSVKLHYSSMACSIMRGSLQIRIKKSCSNEWCDNFVEKEKECDFENTFCLVHVIPYSDYTFNIKFCRNSTCAKTVRSKSFQTLSDPPNVVRDLTIFSKNENSISIRWMPPYPPTGKLDLYKVTYEEVDNNNNKGEMETFKDLPCTLWPGYQCITLSRLEKIKKYSIKVQAKNEHPNSFGQTAVVVGTPKIEPSKKPNNLTIHWNLQNDFELTWGHPNETSGLITFFNISVLYHNSTKNNLHDSFPVTNYKPFYEYKIEEKRLLKSTPFRIRIEAFNGYNGEELVKNDTSPPALPLFSTEPKISTSNDTITIEISPIKSTNRDDTNKYELFLFLLDENFNNHDNVKSLTRLQENHHVNLSKFKILYQCQLKSPVHFKIGQDNYTINDCNRSSSSSLKQATTYNVTILLTNTIENKSSYKLYSYQVHTLGEPVDVPQDLRLLGLLSLLLIIPIAIAFRKFLVKSKSSNNREDYERNTETYSKPVKITKYPDYVKNSLKNDELVRQHKEILNTVKIYETIIDDILIDYLDTEYIDGQHVKKSHLAAKVPEPDKFALFWKLIWQENIKHIILLDNHLEDKQETDENYWHVKDEDLRHHKLSLTFKSCDIFFDYECRKFILTFKKTSRHIVLYRYCSWWNTSTSLFSLPLMFFFLMTSKVPLDSKSPILVQCSTGVEGTGLALLCDISFRTANRDGTIDIFKISHRLAKCDPNLINNINYYLLAHFIIFEYCFKIDTTFKCDSFQTNTPILFSEEQIHKYFKYVQETQWLDTIKRTRKTGNKSVRKELSLSAPYCLDYDDVSACFGVETINCFRCPGKFTITKEPTPDTLFQFWNFVGNKNISVIVSVNKITLNRIWPDRNMPQITLTKKINLVHRDSKIFDSYDWITVQITIGDKTKIIEIIVMKNWSSEATRPENVADFVNFCNETNAILKKSNSVLVMSHNGIKDSGLYIAMLYNIKKIEVEGVCDVPTSVRMVRNHSPEFRINEGDFTFLFEATENYLKEAQLYEVI
- the LOC138122811 gene encoding receptor-type tyrosine-protein phosphatase mu-like isoform X18; its protein translation is MACSIMRGSLQIRIKKSCSNEWCDNFVEKEKECDFENTFCLVHVIPYSDYTFNIKFCRNSTCAKTVRSKSFQTLSDPPNVVRDLTIFSKNENSISIRWMPPYPPTGKLDLYKVTYEEVDNNNNKGEMETFKDLPCTLWPGYQCITLSRLEKIKKYSIKVQAKNEHPNSFGQTAVVVGTPKIEPSKKPNNLTIHWNLQNDFELTWGHPNETSGLITFFNISVLYHNSTKNNLHDSFPVTNYKPFYEYKIEEKRLLKSTPFRIRIEAFNGYNGEELVKNDTSPPALPLFSTEPKISTSNDTITIEISPIKSTNRDDTNKYELFLFLLDENFNNHDNVKSLTRLQENHHVNLSKFKILYQCQLKSPVHFKIGQDNYTINDCNRSSSSSLKQATTYNVTILLTNTIENKSSYKLYSYQVHTLGEPVDVPQDLRLLGLLSLLLIIPIAIAFRKFLVKSKSSNNREDYERNTETYSKPVKITKYPDYVKNSLKNDELVRQHKEILNTVKIYETIIDDILIDYLDTEYIDGQHVKKSHLAAKVPEPDKFALFWKLIWQENIKHIILLDNHLEDKQETDENYWHVKDEDLRHHKLSLTFKSCDIFFDYECRKFILTFKKTSRHIVLYRYCSWWNTSTSLFSLPLMFFFLMTSKVPLDSKSPILVQCSTGVEGTGLALLCDISFRTANRDGTIDIFKISHRLAKCDPNLINNINYYLLAHFIIFEYCFKIDTTFKCDSFQTNTPILFSEEQIHKYFKYVQETQWLDTIKRTRKTGNKSVRKELSLSAPYCLDYDDVSACFGVETINCFRCPGKFTITKEPTPDTLFQFWNFVGNKNISVIVSVNKITLNRIWPDRNMPQITLTKKINLVHRDSKIFDSYDWITVQITIGDKTKIIEIIVMKNWSSEATRPENVADFVNFCNETNAILKKSNSVLVMSHNGIKDSGLYIAMLYNIKKIEVEGVCDVPTSVRMVRNHSPEFRINEGDFTFLFEATENYLKEAQLYEVI
- the LOC138122811 gene encoding receptor-type tyrosine-protein phosphatase mu-like isoform X4 is translated as MQFEISNRYVFFLILVINVLYSNCQSSFFMVHNLKKNEYYCITNSTYALSWLADEKGTQESETESQFIPHAPLFRLGIEGDDSKWTYVYRNNQRILDRRWETIRTYKTVEKKNDTLQFITVASKLKQNFQISLSIRISKQAHILLCDGEIIEESNCYWFLLMAFGGTKTELRKCARGTIPVLSNVTVSKSCETPIQTIMHNNSDSQYLTNKEWRHFELSKKDNRFSFKRLNNKDAIIQYDDGQNVYSVTHMMIHSKDTVTGLWKIHKVPYFYTNYSTNQQTTVERNPKNGVVCLSLFVKMCSNCKITLTLSEANNESNILKEETYSSQETWKEIKLFVDNVQTNSTLFISTIANNQRDVFWNIEPHIRECNNTEHRMIKSRRKLKCQLISNKDDDVISLDDDAKPTENNCADDAVTRHCIPCPLFLNQTCGQLKVCEKDGTELKCSCSAGWKYPTCGSKCDSGSYGMNCKKRCGHCSRHSCDFDNGKCEPCSDNYVGAKCDMPPGQVFSEPPVVSDIKYSEAKVKVENFELLNKKHTDSPDSYYVEYRKAEGNSEWMASDQRNPFNKSAIIKLQYLEPNTKYIVRGIIITINDKIFIDEQLPHAAFTTKCYEIKDEDFISNSYNTSIRVTFKSKTLTQFCNFTISLIGTSHAKESSHPKPIRYNIQQNTIFPLKLENDTYCFKNLTPYTNYQIIVKKNQTKLDRAVRTIEGVPGAIVNLGIKDIRDSSARLTWQSPENFNGQFVKYVVRYQLVSHKSCKTSNGKTFPIKQLSAEETDVTVSGLVPYAKYSFSVSAWNRKIEGPPVNVTQDTFASDTISDDEIPELKWKIEARSVKLHYSSMACSIMRGSLQIRIKKSCSNEWCDNFVEKEKECDFENTFCLVHVIPYSDYTFNIKFCRNSTCAKTVRSKSFQTLSDPPNVVRDLTIFSKNENSISIRWMPPYPPTGKLDLYKVTYEEVDNNNNKGEMETFKDLPCTLWPGYQCITLSRLEKIKKYSIKVQAKNEHPNSFGQTAVVVGTPKIEPSKKPNNLTIHWNLQNDFELTWGHPNETSGLITFFNISVLYHNSTKNNLHDSFPVTNYKPFYEYKIEEKRLLKSTPFRIRIEAFNGYNGEELVKNDTSPPALPLFSTEPKISTSNDTITIEISPIKSTNRDDTNKYELFLFLLDENFNNHDNVKSLTRLQENHHVNLSKFKILYQCQLKSPVHFKIGQDNYTINDCNRSSSSSLKQATTYNVTILLTNTIENKSSYKLYSYQVHTLGEPVDVPQDLRLLGLLSLLLIIPIAIAFRKFLVKSKSSNNREDYERNTETYSKPVKITKYPDYVKNSLKNDELVRQHKEILNTVKIYETIIDDILIDYLDTEYIDGQHVKKSHLAAKVPEPDKFALFWKLIWQENIKHIILLDNHLEDKQETDENYWHVKDEDLRHHKLSLTFKSCDIFFDYECRKFILTFKKTSRHIVLYRYCSWWNTSTSLFSLPLMFFFLMTSKVPLDSKSPILVQCSTGVEGTGLALLCDISFRTANRDGTIDIFKISHRLAKCDPNLINNINYYLLAHFIIFEYCFKIDTTFKCDSFQTNTPILFSEEQIHKYFKYVQETQWLDTIKRTRKTGNKSVRKELSLSAPYCLDYDDVSACFGVETINCFRCPGKFTITKEPTPDTLFQFWNFVGNKNISVIVSVNKITLNRIWPDRNMPQITLTKKINLVHRDSKIFDSYDWITVQITIGDKTKIIEIIVMKNWSSEATRPENVADFVNFCNETNAILKKSNSVLVMSHNGIKDSGLYIAMLYNIKKIEVEGVCDVPTSVRMVRNHSPEFRINEGDFTFLFEATENYLKEAQLYEVI